A genomic segment from Treponema sp. Marseille-Q3903 encodes:
- a CDS encoding class I SAM-dependent methyltransferase — MKSYQDINKETIDRWALEGWEWAKPISHDEYTKAKNGEWKVLLTPTVPVPQKWFGDLNGKKILGLASGGGQQMPIFNALGADCTVLDYSSNQIESELLVAKREDYNIKAIEGDMTKTLPFENETFDIVFHPVSNCYIEDVQHVFDESYRVLKKGGIFLAGLGNEINYIVDNEEKEIIWKMPFNPLKDEAAKAFMLKEDCGIQFSHNMTEQIGGQLKSGFTLLDIYEDTNGFGRLHELNIKTYIATKSIKL; from the coding sequence ATGAAGTCGTATCAGGATATAAATAAAGAAACAATAGACAGATGGGCTTTGGAAGGCTGGGAATGGGCAAAGCCAATTTCGCATGACGAATATACTAAGGCAAAAAATGGAGAATGGAAAGTTTTGCTTACACCGACAGTTCCTGTTCCGCAGAAATGGTTTGGAGATTTAAATGGCAAGAAAATTTTAGGGCTGGCGTCGGGAGGCGGACAACAAATGCCTATATTTAACGCGTTAGGGGCAGACTGTACTGTGCTTGACTATTCTTCGAATCAAATAGAAAGTGAACTTTTGGTTGCGAAAAGAGAAGACTATAATATTAAAGCAATTGAAGGTGATATGACAAAAACTTTGCCTTTTGAGAATGAAACCTTTGATATAGTCTTTCATCCTGTCTCTAACTGCTATATTGAAGATGTGCAACATGTTTTTGATGAGTCATATAGAGTGCTTAAAAAAGGCGGTATTTTCCTTGCCGGGCTTGGAAATGAGATAAATTATATTGTAGATAACGAAGAAAAAGAGATTATTTGGAAAATGCCTTTTAATCCGTTAAAAGATGAAGCGGCAAAAGCCTTTATGCTGAAAGAGGATTGTGGAATACAGTTCTCTCATAATATGACAGAGCAGATTGGTGGGCAATTAAAGTCAGGGTTTACTCTGCTCGATATATATGAAGATACAAACGGATTTGGAAGACTTCATGAATTGAATATCAAAACATACATTGCAACTAAATCGATAAAATTGTAG
- a CDS encoding DUF1697 domain-containing protein, producing the protein MEVNSLRYILLLRGINVGGKNKVSMSDLEQLLLNAGFEDVASYINSGNVFFSSTQNSESFIPKITHLLKTGYDFSIPFALISKEEYLEERAALPEWWNEKLARRDVLFFSLGLDKSEVFDFIDKSSFYNEIVHVGSHALFWGKYDESEYLKTTYHKQLMRQDFYKKITIRNGNTFEKIAEILEKKR; encoded by the coding sequence ATGGAGGTCAATTCGTTGCGATATATACTTTTATTGCGCGGCATAAATGTTGGCGGCAAGAATAAGGTATCCATGAGTGATTTGGAACAATTATTGTTAAACGCAGGGTTTGAAGATGTCGCATCTTATATCAACAGCGGAAACGTGTTTTTCAGCAGCACTCAAAACAGCGAAAGTTTCATACCAAAAATAACACATTTGTTAAAAACCGGCTACGACTTTTCTATTCCTTTTGCTTTAATCTCAAAAGAAGAGTATTTAGAAGAAAGAGCCGCATTGCCGGAGTGGTGGAATGAAAAGCTGGCAAGAAGAGATGTTTTATTTTTTTCGTTGGGCTTGGATAAATCGGAGGTTTTTGACTTTATAGATAAATCCTCATTTTATAATGAGATAGTGCATGTCGGTAGTCACGCATTATTTTGGGGAAAATATGATGAGTCGGAATATCTTAAAACTACTTACCATAAGCAATTGATGAGGCAAGATTTTTATAAAAAAATTACAATCAGAAACGGAAACACATTTGAAAAGATTGCGGAAATTCTTGAAAAAAAGAGATAA
- a CDS encoding DNA alkylation repair protein, giving the protein MREYIKKLEKEFSLIENGFKEEEKRALIDYKTNDNEYIKKLAFLAYKSDTYQVRMYAVFLFGHLSEQDDILEFMRDEVSKDDNWRVQEVLAKAFDEFCKKTGYEKALPIIDEWLKNNNSNTRRAVTEGLRIWTSRPYFKDNPNEAIRRIAALKEDTSEYVRKSVGNALRDISKKNPELIKAELNNWKLENKEINQVYKLASKFVG; this is encoded by the coding sequence TTGCGCGAGTATATTAAAAAACTGGAAAAAGAATTTTCTTTGATAGAAAATGGTTTCAAAGAAGAAGAAAAAAGAGCCTTAATCGATTATAAAACTAATGATAATGAATATATCAAGAAGTTGGCATTTTTAGCCTATAAATCAGACACCTATCAAGTAAGAATGTACGCCGTATTTCTTTTTGGACACTTATCAGAACAAGACGACATTTTAGAATTTATGAGAGATGAAGTTTCTAAAGATGATAATTGGAGAGTTCAAGAAGTATTGGCAAAGGCATTTGATGAATTCTGCAAGAAAACAGGATATGAAAAAGCACTTCCAATCATTGATGAATGGCTCAAAAATAACAATTCTAATACAAGGCGAGCAGTTACAGAAGGATTAAGAATATGGACAAGTAGACCGTATTTCAAAGATAACCCGAATGAAGCTATCAGACGAATTGCCGCATTAAAAGAAGATACGAGTGAATATGTCAGAAAATCGGTGGGCAACGCTCTAAGGGATATCAGCAAAAAAAATCCGGAGTTAATTAAAGCTGAACTCAATAACTGGAAGTTAGAAAACAAAGAAATAAATCAAGTTTACAAGTTGGCGAGCAAATTTGTTGGCTGA
- a CDS encoding acyl-CoA thioester hydrolase/BAAT C-terminal domain-containing protein translates to MKKEIKTIEKDGYNGVYWPNPNGSKYCMIAMLGDDTKDMMAKGGVKWLQKKGLNVLTMSPAPKDYGHHNYPLERFEKALAFLKTMGNEKIGIMGASTTGMLALVAASYFSEITLTIAISPSDFVMEGFYQDGKDGAHERPGDGESSVSYHGKPLPYLPYAYRHPEYWQKISEESKRRGAMVASRDLFDESEKRHPVQEAEKIKVENIKGRILLIGAEDDVLWDTCKYIRRMENRLKERDADNSVVLMTYEHGTHFIFPQTMLTGILPVGSGLFISMAFKEAKQYPKECKQTRIDVDERLSEELKQWINSAS, encoded by the coding sequence ATGAAGAAAGAAATCAAAACAATAGAGAAAGATGGATATAACGGCGTATACTGGCCGAATCCGAACGGCAGTAAATATTGCATGATTGCCATGCTTGGTGATGATACAAAAGACATGATGGCAAAGGGTGGCGTCAAATGGCTTCAAAAGAAAGGTCTGAATGTCCTCACAATGTCACCGGCCCCAAAAGATTACGGTCACCATAACTATCCACTCGAACGTTTTGAGAAGGCACTTGCATTTCTGAAGACGATGGGCAATGAAAAAATCGGTATTATGGGTGCCTCGACAACTGGTATGCTTGCGCTTGTCGCAGCGTCATACTTTTCGGAAATAACGCTTACGATAGCCATTTCTCCTTCTGATTTTGTGATGGAAGGTTTTTATCAGGATGGGAAAGACGGGGCTCACGAACGTCCGGGAGACGGAGAGTCATCTGTTTCGTATCACGGTAAGCCGCTTCCTTATCTGCCCTATGCGTATCGCCATCCGGAATACTGGCAGAAAATATCTGAGGAATCCAAACGGCGCGGCGCGATGGTTGCCAGTCGCGATTTGTTCGATGAATCGGAGAAAAGGCATCCCGTGCAGGAAGCCGAGAAAATAAAGGTGGAGAATATAAAGGGCCGCATTCTGCTGATTGGTGCGGAGGATGATGTACTTTGGGATACCTGTAAATACATTCGTAGAATGGAAAACAGGCTGAAAGAAAGAGACGCGGATAACAGTGTAGTTCTCATGACCTATGAACATGGAACGCATTTTATATTTCCGCAGACCATGTTAACAGGCATTCTTCCCGTGGGTTCCGGGCTGTTTATCAGCATGGCTTTTAAGGAGGCAAAGCAGTATCCGAAAGAGTGTAAGCAGACGAGGATTGATGTTGATGAGCGCTTATCGGAGGAACTAAAGCAGTGGATAAATTCAGCTTCATAA
- a CDS encoding alpha/beta fold hydrolase yields the protein MTAFEKEYNLLTWDTPARGKSRPFAAFDFSDTSSYIKSILDKLSVERIILVGQSLGGYLAKSFIKRYQSRYQRLKRHTTI from the coding sequence ATCACAGCGTTTGAAAAAGAATACAACCTCCTGACATGGGACACTCCTGCTCGCGGAAAATCCAGACCATTTGCAGCGTTTGATTTCAGCGATACGTCAAGCTACATTAAGAGCATTCTTGATAAACTTTCAGTAGAGCGGATTATCCTTGTGGGACAGTCATTAGGCGGCTATCTTGCCAAGTCATTTATAAAGCGATATCAAAGCAGGTATCAGCGACTCAAAAGGCATACGACAATATGA
- a CDS encoding DNA repair protein RadC yields the protein MNLYFGDIPICYSHSAAMVLQAAGYDFRPDYLEAIMVMGNGATFVKKDDRHPLIFFDNGMPDKSISHCLQILGFNYEEFFRDSSEPVNVTELQEKLKTFLTHGSVIAGPLDMGYLTYNLNHSHLGGLDHFVSVYDMDENYIYFHDPAGYPCMKMDFRDFCKAWKAESIDYKRGSYSMWGRLQRNRLPANREIYHDVSVIMKQRYENSETGIIEEYAKTVRANGLNEEQKQLHQFFSFRLAAARSLYLSQFLKDCDPDRAALKEKIARLFSRAYLDSSHDDYNALADTLMEIARLDSRFRDLCLRYIRG from the coding sequence ATGAATTTATACTTTGGTGATATTCCGATTTGCTATTCGCATTCGGCAGCTATGGTTTTACAGGCTGCCGGTTATGATTTTCGACCGGACTATCTGGAAGCTATCATGGTCATGGGGAACGGGGCGACCTTTGTGAAAAAAGATGACAGACATCCGCTGATTTTCTTTGACAACGGCATGCCGGATAAGTCCATCAGTCATTGTCTGCAAATTCTTGGATTTAATTATGAGGAATTTTTCCGCGATTCTTCAGAGCCGGTCAATGTGACAGAGCTGCAGGAAAAACTCAAAACCTTTCTGACCCATGGTTCCGTTATCGCAGGTCCTTTGGATATGGGATATCTGACTTATAATCTTAATCACAGCCATCTGGGAGGGCTGGATCATTTTGTTTCGGTTTATGACATGGATGAAAACTATATTTACTTCCACGATCCGGCAGGCTATCCTTGCATGAAAATGGATTTTCGTGATTTTTGCAAAGCATGGAAAGCAGAATCGATTGACTATAAAAGAGGGTCTTATTCCATGTGGGGGCGCTTGCAGAGAAACAGACTTCCGGCTAACCGGGAGATTTATCACGATGTTTCTGTTATTATGAAGCAACGATATGAAAATAGCGAGACCGGCATAATTGAGGAATATGCAAAAACCGTCAGGGCAAACGGGTTAAATGAAGAACAAAAACAGCTCCATCAATTTTTTTCATTTCGTCTGGCAGCAGCCAGAAGCCTTTACTTGAGCCAATTTTTGAAAGATTGTGATCCTGACAGGGCAGCCTTGAAAGAAAAAATTGCACGTCTTTTTAGCCGGGCATATCTGGACAGCAGTCATGATGACTATAATGCTTTAGCAGATACCCTGATGGAGATTGCCCGTCTGGATAGCCGGTTCAGGGATTTGTGTCTTCGATATATCAGGGGATAA
- a CDS encoding AraC family transcriptional regulator gives MKMIQFFNETINYIESVLDSEIDEDKIARLSTYSYPMFSRLFSILTGTTLSEYLRSRRLTEAAIILRDTDEKIIDIAMKYGYESSDSFGTAFKNFHGFTPSEVRNGKPFKLVSRVQLALSVRGGRSMNVTIKKKKAFTVAGVNEQNIDSSLCPAVWNKLYKKYSHNELASLGKGQSVGVCHDVKNPATINYMAGYIVDDPYKAKIMGLDVLEVEEAEYAIIELTGRVPECIHNGWKYAMEVFFPEHGYVHSGKPDFEYYFEGDMKSKDYKMELWIPITKA, from the coding sequence ATGAAGATGATTCAGTTTTTTAATGAAACCATTAATTACATTGAAAGTGTGCTGGACAGCGAAATAGATGAAGATAAAATTGCCCGTTTATCAACATATTCTTATCCTATGTTCAGCAGACTCTTTTCCATATTAACCGGAACAACACTCTCGGAATATTTGAGAAGCCGAAGATTAACCGAAGCAGCCATCATATTAAGAGATACGGATGAAAAAATCATAGATATAGCGATGAAATATGGATATGAGTCATCGGATTCATTCGGAACTGCGTTTAAGAATTTTCATGGATTTACCCCTTCAGAGGTAAGAAACGGAAAACCGTTCAAATTAGTTTCACGAGTGCAATTAGCGCTGAGCGTAAGAGGAGGAAGAAGCATGAATGTCACAATAAAAAAGAAAAAAGCATTTACAGTTGCAGGAGTAAATGAACAAAACATCGATTCATCATTGTGTCCGGCTGTCTGGAATAAGCTGTATAAAAAATACAGTCACAATGAACTTGCAAGTTTGGGAAAAGGTCAAAGTGTCGGAGTCTGTCATGATGTAAAAAATCCGGCCACAATCAACTATATGGCAGGATATATAGTTGATGATCCCTACAAAGCAAAAATCATGGGCTTAGATGTTCTGGAAGTTGAAGAAGCTGAGTATGCCATTATAGAATTAACGGGGAGAGTTCCTGAGTGCATTCATAACGGCTGGAAATATGCGATGGAAGTCTTCTTCCCTGAGCATGGCTACGTTCATTCGGGGAAACCTGATTTTGAATATTACTTTGAAGGTGATATGAAAAGCAAAGACTACAAAATGGAGCTTTGGATTCCTATAACTAAAGCTTAA
- a CDS encoding TfoX/Sxy family protein has translation MNEFNEFVREVFSAAGDIVIKSMMGGYLVYLNGKLIGDICDNELFLKRTPTTDKLLADSELRYPYEGSKTLMHVFDRFEDTDLITELLEGMYAELPERKPTPRKSDKK, from the coding sequence GTGAATGAATTTAACGAATTTGTTCGTGAAGTTTTTTCCGCAGCAGGTGATATTGTCATAAAATCCATGATGGGCGGATATCTCGTATATCTAAATGGTAAACTGATAGGTGATATTTGTGATAATGAACTGTTTTTGAAGAGAACGCCGACAACTGACAAACTTCTTGCAGACTCAGAATTGCGTTATCCCTATGAAGGTTCAAAGACATTGATGCATGTATTCGACAGATTTGAGGATACGGATTTGATTACAGAACTACTGGAAGGTATGTATGCGGAACTGCCCGAACGGAAGCCTACCCCCAGAAAGTCTGACAAAAAATAA
- a CDS encoding YbgA family protein has product MRQKDIRRECEELWAKNKYYVLSKSQKAYLEVREYLKEKELDVLWINEKIQEIRDMKESKKDFSNAILHIWGYFKKEASTIEKQALFNILNEHMEGKNNQGVVIEYINTLLKRYPNEYLEKSTLLTGEKYETMA; this is encoded by the coding sequence ATGAGACAAAAAGATATAAGAAGAGAATGTGAAGAGTTGTGGGCAAAAAATAAATATTATGTACTAAGCAAATCGCAAAAAGCATATCTGGAGGTAAGGGAGTACTTGAAGGAAAAAGAACTGGATGTTTTATGGATAAATGAAAAAATACAGGAAATAAGAGATATGAAGGAGAGTAAAAAAGATTTTAGTAATGCCATTCTTCATATATGGGGATATTTCAAAAAAGAAGCAAGTACAATTGAAAAACAGGCATTATTTAATATATTAAATGAACATATGGAGGGGAAAAATAATCAAGGTGTTGTAATTGAATATATCAATACTTTACTAAAAAGATACCCTAATGAATATTTAGAAAAATCAACCTTGTTAACAGGAGAAAAATATGAGACTATGGCATGA
- a CDS encoding TIGR02328 family protein, translating into MRLWHEKLIPLLPKNQLLGQHRECCALRGNGWKKKHKTVDYVFLYSPYHIFIYHVLVMKEMEKRGYNVSAEWKDKNYRGKTAVKYDNLKEEIIGSPIYKEHNIEYLADCIENLRNKGIQLKV; encoded by the coding sequence ATGAGACTATGGCATGAAAAACTTATCCCCTTATTGCCAAAAAATCAGCTGCTTGGACAACATAGGGAATGTTGTGCTCTGAGGGGCAATGGATGGAAAAAGAAACATAAAACTGTGGACTATGTGTTTTTATATTCCCCATATCATATTTTTATTTACCATGTATTGGTTATGAAGGAGATGGAAAAAAGAGGATATAATGTTTCTGCGGAATGGAAGGATAAAAATTATAGAGGAAAGACAGCAGTAAAGTATGATAATCTTAAAGAGGAAATTATAGGCAGCCCGATTTACAAAGAGCATAATATTGAATATCTGGCTGATTGCATAGAAAATTTAAGAAATAAAGGTATACAGCTAAAAGTATAG
- a CDS encoding aminoglycoside N(3)-acetyltransferase: MITVCKKDIARGLTDIGLKQGDVVIVHTSLKSIGYVCGGAQAVIEALIETVTFEGTIVMPTQSWKNLDPETGVHWDAEKSDWDKIRENWPAYDKQLTPTNTMGAVAEMFRQWPGSIRTDHPARSVCAWGKHAKYITSEHTLSNIFGEGSPVAKLYELDAKVLLLGVGYDKNTSIHLADVRAKYPGKHDCIEHSAILENGKRVWKAYKTLFVDGEDFEKIGNAFDKTNLATIGKIGNAESRLMSQRDIVDFSVSWIENNRV; this comes from the coding sequence ATGATAACAGTATGTAAAAAAGATATAGCACGAGGATTGACAGATATTGGACTGAAACAAGGTGATGTTGTCATTGTTCATACATCGTTAAAAAGTATCGGATATGTATGCGGCGGAGCGCAGGCGGTTATAGAAGCCCTGATTGAGACAGTTACTTTTGAAGGGACAATTGTTATGCCGACTCAGTCATGGAAAAACCTTGATCCTGAAACAGGAGTGCACTGGGATGCGGAAAAGTCAGACTGGGATAAAATCAGGGAGAATTGGCCGGCATACGATAAACAGCTAACGCCGACAAACACGATGGGCGCAGTTGCGGAAATGTTTCGCCAATGGCCGGGAAGCATCAGAACAGATCACCCCGCAAGGTCTGTCTGCGCATGGGGAAAACACGCAAAATACATCACATCGGAACACACCCTTTCAAATATATTCGGAGAAGGCTCTCCTGTTGCAAAACTATATGAACTAGACGCGAAAGTGCTGCTGTTGGGAGTCGGATATGACAAAAACACGTCAATACACTTAGCAGATGTACGCGCAAAATACCCCGGAAAACACGACTGCATTGAGCACAGCGCCATACTTGAAAATGGAAAGCGTGTATGGAAGGCATATAAAACATTATTCGTTGACGGAGAAGATTTTGAAAAGATAGGAAATGCGTTTGATAAAACAAATCTCGCAACTATTGGTAAAATCGGCAATGCCGAATCAAGGTTGATGAGTCAACGCGATATCGTAGATTTTTCTGTTTCTTGGATTGAAAATAACCGCGTATAA
- a CDS encoding phosphoglycerate mutase, whose protein sequence is MVKLVFARHGESEWNKANLFTGWADVDLSEKGTQQAIDAGKLIKEAGIEFDQAYTSVLKRAIKTTNLALEAADQLWVPVEKSWRLNERHYGGLTGKNKAEAAEQFGAEQVHIWRRSYDVLPPNMARDDKYSAHTDRRYALLDDSVVPDAENLKVTLERALPFWEDKIAPALKDGKNVFVGAHGNSIRALVKHIKRLSDDEIMDVEIPNFPPLVFEFDEKLNVVSEYYLGK, encoded by the coding sequence ATGGTAAAATTGGTTTTTGCTCGCCACGGTGAGTCTGAATGGAATAAAGCCAACCTTTTCACAGGTTGGGCTGATGTTGATTTATCTGAAAAAGGAACACAACAAGCGATCGACGCCGGTAAATTGATTAAAGAAGCCGGTATCGAATTTGACCAAGCTTACACTTCAGTGTTGAAACGCGCAATCAAAACAACTAACTTGGCTCTTGAAGCAGCTGACCAATTGTGGGTCCCTGTTGAAAAATCATGGCGTTTGAACGAACGACACTACGGTGGTTTGACAGGTAAAAATAAGGCAGAAGCAGCTGAGCAGTTTGGCGCTGAACAAGTGCACATCTGGCGTCGTTCATACGATGTATTGCCACCAAATATGGCTCGTGATGATAAGTATTCAGCGCACACCGACCGTCGTTACGCTTTGCTTGACGACTCAGTTGTCCCTGATGCTGAAAACTTGAAAGTAACTTTGGAACGTGCCCTTCCATTTTGGGAAGATAAAATCGCTCCTGCGCTTAAAGACGGCAAAAATGTGTTCGTAGGAGCTCACGGTAACTCAATCCGTGCCCTTGTAAAACACATCAAACGTTTGTCTGATGACGAAATCATGGATGTGGAAATCCCTAACTTCCCACCATTGGTATTCGAATTTGATGAAAAATTGAATGTAGTTTCTGAATACTACCTTGGAAAATAA
- a CDS encoding type I pullulanase yields the protein MKNILLKFGVATLVLSAVLFLGCAGLTSGKTKSHGENKNAYDVEPGTIGQQSKVISAASKLAKEIDPADNKVILFYYRPDGKYEDWGLWLWKTGGDGGAGYDATNGKAEKRNIDGQDIAYWDISELTSSLTEIQSAIAENDKLNFIIRNAEWGKDPDGDRFMTLTEGKHFMTISNDTAVYSIKKNFEPTFVSAAAEGLDSIKLTLSVKLGLETRESSNNFVLKSDDGAEIIVADVKNYVYRGRADRSHNFADTLYIKLGSNLDASKKWFISHPKFKPDAGVEVGMVVAIKKQYSDYEYEGTDLGVTISGTSASFKTWAPLASDVKLLLFTNSAALKTPAETKQMTKDDKGIWSLSNVSIGSYKYYKFRITNNGEQNDVCDIYAKSASADSVAAQITDINTDSAAIPSGTQYGKKEYYKNPFGNDGTQTKSYTDAVIYEMHIRDWAKAENTSNTGKYLEIANGTKVIAHLKDLGITHVQILPVFDYAEKNANAAYNWGYNPYHYNVPEGRYVTAGYADGTQAVLELRTLIKKLHDAGIAVIMDVVYNHTSGTGKNSLYDMTVPYYYYNMAADGTYVNGSGCGNEIDTSSPMTKKYIIDSLKHWMLDYHVNGFRFDLMGCIEKSTMKEIYKELSAIDKNVMVYGEPWTGGTSGVKNGITAGTKGSIDDCADNTYSNNGVGCFDDDYRNAIKGAEFGGFKKGHVQGTFYDGAIIKGLQGSKSDVDVIGRFINYVECHDNYTLFDKLAISYSYGTKPPKPPVDLFAKIGVAGLTEVEKQDKLAAAYIFLAQGTPFINGGQEFLRTKKGDENSYNSSDAINAIDLGFKTTYSDVYNTYKGLIALRKANPAAFGKNSSASAEKLATGFIKYKTGNFLVYFNATDETQHIDTMGYAKLIDVSSGSVNESGTIPTEIPAKSFVILKK from the coding sequence ATGAAGAACATTCTCTTAAAATTTGGAGTTGCCACGCTCGTTCTCTCTGCTGTTTTATTTTTGGGCTGTGCAGGACTAACAAGTGGTAAAACAAAATCTCACGGTGAAAATAAAAATGCATACGATGTTGAACCGGGCACTATAGGACAGCAATCGAAAGTTATTTCTGCCGCGTCTAAATTGGCTAAGGAGATAGATCCTGCCGATAATAAAGTGATTCTTTTTTACTATAGACCTGACGGTAAATATGAAGACTGGGGTTTGTGGCTATGGAAAACAGGTGGAGACGGAGGGGCTGGATATGATGCGACAAACGGCAAGGCAGAAAAACGCAATATCGATGGACAAGATATTGCCTACTGGGACATCAGTGAGCTTACTTCAAGTTTGACCGAAATACAAAGCGCTATAGCTGAGAATGATAAGTTGAACTTTATTATACGCAATGCAGAATGGGGAAAAGATCCCGACGGAGACCGTTTTATGACTTTAACTGAAGGAAAGCACTTTATGACTATAAGCAATGACACTGCTGTCTATTCTATCAAAAAAAATTTTGAACCTACATTTGTTTCTGCTGCGGCGGAAGGATTGGACTCAATAAAGCTCACTCTTTCCGTTAAGCTCGGACTTGAAACAAGAGAATCTTCTAACAACTTTGTATTAAAATCAGACGACGGAGCTGAAATTATTGTTGCCGATGTAAAAAATTACGTTTACAGAGGCAGGGCTGACCGCAGCCATAATTTTGCCGATACGCTGTATATAAAACTAGGCAGTAATCTTGACGCTTCTAAAAAATGGTTCATAAGTCATCCAAAATTTAAGCCCGATGCAGGCGTAGAAGTTGGAATGGTTGTTGCAATCAAAAAGCAGTACAGTGATTATGAATATGAGGGAACTGATCTAGGTGTTACAATCAGCGGAACATCGGCTTCGTTCAAAACTTGGGCACCGTTGGCAAGCGATGTTAAACTTTTGCTTTTTACAAACTCTGCCGCGCTTAAAACACCTGCTGAGACTAAGCAGATGACAAAAGATGATAAAGGAATATGGTCCCTTTCCAATGTATCTATTGGTTCATACAAATATTACAAGTTTAGAATCACAAATAACGGTGAACAAAATGACGTCTGCGATATTTATGCAAAATCTGCAAGCGCAGATTCCGTTGCGGCACAAATTACAGATATAAATACCGATTCAGCGGCAATTCCTTCTGGGACTCAATACGGTAAAAAAGAATACTATAAAAATCCGTTCGGTAATGACGGAACGCAGACAAAATCTTACACAGATGCTGTTATTTACGAAATGCACATCCGCGACTGGGCAAAAGCGGAAAACACTTCCAATACAGGAAAATATCTTGAAATTGCAAACGGAACTAAAGTTATTGCACACCTTAAGGATTTGGGTATTACCCACGTTCAGATTCTTCCTGTTTTTGACTATGCGGAAAAAAATGCGAACGCTGCCTATAACTGGGGATATAATCCGTATCACTACAATGTGCCTGAAGGTCGCTATGTTACTGCAGGCTATGCTGACGGAACGCAGGCTGTTTTAGAGCTTCGCACATTGATAAAAAAACTTCATGATGCGGGTATTGCCGTGATTATGGATGTTGTATACAACCACACAAGCGGAACAGGTAAGAATTCTTTGTATGATATGACTGTTCCATACTATTACTACAATATGGCGGCGGACGGAACTTATGTGAACGGCAGCGGCTGCGGAAATGAAATTGATACCAGCTCTCCTATGACCAAAAAGTATATAATAGATTCTTTAAAACACTGGATGCTTGACTACCATGTAAACGGATTCCGCTTTGATTTGATGGGCTGTATAGAAAAATCGACAATGAAAGAGATTTATAAAGAACTTTCCGCAATCGATAAAAACGTTATGGTATACGGAGAACCTTGGACTGGCGGCACCAGCGGCGTTAAAAACGGAATAACAGCAGGGACTAAGGGAAGCATAGACGACTGTGCTGATAATACTTATTCAAACAACGGAGTCGGCTGTTTTGATGATGATTATCGTAACGCGATTAAAGGCGCAGAATTCGGTGGATTTAAAAAAGGTCATGTTCAGGGAACATTTTACGATGGCGCTATAATAAAAGGTTTGCAAGGCTCAAAGAGTGATGTTGATGTAATAGGTCGATTTATAAATTATGTTGAATGCCACGACAACTATACTCTGTTTGATAAACTGGCAATTTCCTATTCTTATGGCACAAAACCACCAAAACCTCCTGTTGATCTATTTGCTAAAATCGGTGTCGCAGGATTAACAGAAGTCGAAAAGCAGGATAAACTTGCCGCCGCATATATATTCTTGGCTCAAGGAACGCCTTTTATAAACGGAGGGCAAGAATTTCTTCGCACGAAAAAAGGCGACGAAAACAGTTACAATAGCAGTGATGCGATCAACGCTATTGACCTAGGTTTTAAAACTACATATTCAGATGTTTACAACACTTACAAAGGTTTAATTGCGTTAAGAAAAGCAAATCCAGCTGCATTCGGAAAGAATTCGTCCGCATCTGCAGAAAAACTTGCCACAGGATTTATAAAGTATAAAACAGGAAATTTTCTTGTTTATTTTAATGCTACAGACGAGACACAACACATCGACACTATGGGGTATGCAAAACTTATTGACGTAAGCAGCGGCTCTGTAAATGAGTCAGGAACAATTCCTACAGAAATTCCTGCAAAGAGCTTTGTAATTTTGAAAAAGTAA